In Anopheles arabiensis isolate DONGOLA chromosome 2, AaraD3, whole genome shotgun sequence, the genomic window ATCGCAAAAGATTAATGACTTATACAATATTCAAAATTCTTCTGGAAAATGCAACCAGCTTCTATACAATTCTTATGATTAATTCTCATTAATTTTTCCCAACACTCCTTCTTCCCTGAATTGATATACAAACTCTAACCGAAACAATCGATCTCAAACCTTTGCAGCCAAAACGGAGACCTGCAGTCGCAACCGCAGCTGAACCATATCAGCCCCACGAACGAAAACGTTAGCTTTGGCAAGCGCAACTACAACCAGCTGTCCTTCTCCTACCTAAACGATCTGGATCGATCCGATGCGGAAACTACAACCGAGCTGTAATAACGGAAAACTCCCCTCCCCTGCGGTGTTGTGCCAGCGGTAGGCACTGCCCTACCGGCTAGAAAAGCTCCATTCAATACTGTGTCCGTGTCTCTGTGTGGAAATGGGGAGATGACGCAAATATGCGAATTCCCTTACACGGGGCGTTAGCACAGTGAGATAGTGGTAAAGTTGGCGTATCTCAGGCAATATCGAAATATGTCTATTGCCTTAACGATCAAAGTTTGAGCTAGCGCCTGTAAAATATTGTGACATATGTGGCATTTTATCtactattgtttttttttgtgtttttaactCCTCCTTCTACGGTTTTATGTTTATAGTTACTAATTTAAACGTTTCTCAAGCTCTTTTTTATCGAAACGCCCATTCCCGTGAAGGTGTAGATTAGTAAGCGATTTTAAAAGacgaacaagaaaaagaagaagaggaagaagaataagaagaaggaaaaaagaagaagaaaaagaagaagaagaaaaagaaaaacgctaGTTTATAGTGAGAAGGCAAATGTGTACAATAGTAGCAGTAGATagaaagaaacgaacgaatgaaAGATGCGCCATTAAGGTGCTCTGTGTTAAGTGAAGAATGAAGTAAGAAGAATGGACAATGCTATGTTATATTTATTATCAAAATACTTGCTAACCAGAGAATGGAAAGGGGCTAGCAACCGGCCTCAATATTAGCAAAGCTGGAGAGTATACCACcggcttttattttattactctCCGGCAATAGAAAATTAGTAGTTCGTCAACACACTAGAGTGATCTGTAGGCGACGAACTTTTAGCATACAACTTAGAAGGAACGGAAATCTAGCGAACGTGCGGCGCAACAAATGGAGATTATGTTCGCTTAGGTAGCATGTAGCAGTGTAAATATTTACAGTCATTTAATTAGTAAGCACCATGGTAAATAGGTAGGCTCGTTTTGAATCGAAACATTCCATCGAAAATGACGAAAGCGTGAGACGTAAGCTCAAAATCGTGCATTGTCGcttacacacacgcgcgctttCTGATTGCaggagtatgtgtgtgcgtaaagCAAGCAGAACTGATCGatttaaacagaaaaaaaacccaactgcCTTAGCTAGTGGACACCGGTGTGCGTCCACAATTACCGTAGTACTCCGTTACACACCAGGGACATGCAATTACGTTCTAGGCAAAGGGGACGCTAGAATTAGTACACTTTGGTTAGCCATTACACGCAGAAGAGGGTTAGGGccgagaatgaaaaaaaaaaacattcgaaaaGTTTGATAGTATGTGTATCGATCAAAACCAATTTTAAATCATGATATGGCGGCGCGCTACCACACGCACGCCAACCGTCCAAATCCATCTAAATAAATATCCATATGAGATTactttcaaaaataaaaaccgaaaatgcttttttcttcctcactGCGTACCTTCGGCGTCGGCGTCACTGGGGGCTTCCTTGAACTGTAAAGCCTTTGTTCGCTCCAGTAGCTGTTCCAGCTCGTTCCAATCGCTCCCGTTCTCTTCCACTGTTTTGTTCGTGCGTTTTAGCGGCTGCACAGGAAACGCTACCATGTGCCGGTACAGCGGGAAGGAAGGATACGTCCGATCGAGCTTGATCGTCTGCAGCATCGGCTCTTTAGAGGGTAACTTCAGCACGGCAGTGTTAAGGATTGGTTCGGCCAGCGGACTGCCATACGTTTCGATCATCAGTGTGTGCTTGGATCGATCCGCAGCAACACCGACGATGTCACCGACGGTAGCAGTGCCACCGCCACTTTTGGTTCTAGCAGTTCGGGAATCATCTTTGCCGCCTCGCAACACCTTCAGAGTGGTAAAACTTACCTCACGCTGCAGATCGGGCGGAATGCGGAAACGATAGTCGGCCGGCGGGGGTACGGCCATGGGTAGCGGTTGCCAGTTGACCGGGCTGCCCAGTAGCCCGATGTAGCGCCCACCGAGTGTCCACAGGCGTACGGTGCGATCGCTGCTGCAGCTCAACAGCAACCCAGTGTCGTCCAGGTAGGTGAGCCCGGTAACGCAGGCCCGATGGGCCTGATAAGAGTTGAGCAGCCAGGGTTTCGGTTGTGCACGCGCCGATCGTTTCGCCCGGCCCGGGACTACGTCGTTCAGCAGGAAGGGAAACAGTATCCTTAGCGCCGGCTTGTTTACGTGGAATTTGTCTTCGTTCGGGATCCTGTAGTtagaagtttttgtttttaaactagttaatttggccaaGATACAGGGCTACGCAACTAATTTTCATAGATACACTTTGCTGTAAAGAGCATGCCGAACATAATGGACTCAAAACCCAATTAAAATGAGGTAGTTTTGACTATCTCTTAAGAGACCTAAAGCCAACACCAAACCCGTACTGGTCCTGATGCCACTTTTTCTGATTCTAGAACTGGACAAAACCTAATGCCGGTCCAAGAAccgatactgaacccataccggtcgtGGAACCAATACTGGTCATACCGGTCCTAAATCTAATCAAGACCCCATACCTaccctggaacctatcataaactcatatcggtcctggaactgaaacTGAACCCATTCCGGTCTTGAAACCAACCATGTACCCATACCGATCTTGGAACtaatcatgaacccataccggtcctagaaTCTATCATGgtcccataccggtcctggaacctatcgTGAGCCCATACCGGTCGTAGAACCTATAATAATCCCATATCAGttctggaacctatcatgaacccataaaggattttccaggagttctcatagctgtgggaaactttattgactctttcttacatGAAATAAACTtattgtaatgggaattgaactctctagcacccttgttggacaaatgcAATAAGAATTTCCAACGaccctgtccaaaaagggtgccatagtgtcgaatttccaacatatgaagttcaaTTCCAATAGCAAAGAGTTTAGGAaatgtcccacaactatgaaaaccgttggaaaaccctgtataggtCCTGGAaacgatcatgaacccatacctgtcttagaacctatcatgaacccgtATCTGttctggaacctatcatgaatcCGTACCAATCCTGGAACTGAAACTGAATCCATACCGGTTCTGGAACTTATCATGAACACATTCCGGTACTGATACCTATCATGagcccataccggtcctggaaccgataaTCAGCCCAAAGCGGACCAGAAAAAGCTTGCGATTCCATTATTTCTTTAGAACAGCACCTGGAACTGTTCCGGATTCGGATTCAGAACGATAACTGAATACTTGGTCCGGGAAGAGAACTGatagtgtgcaaaaaaaaaaacaacttaaaacggaCAGTACACTTACCAGCAATTCTCGATGTACCACGTTTTCACGTACCCGAGCGCCGTACCGGTGAACAGGAACCGGTTCGCCTTATCCGTTGCCAGCGTAATGATCCGATCGCCCGCCATATGAATGCCATTGAACTGGCCCTTGAAGCCACCGTCCGGGTGGTGGGACCACACCTGCACCATGCCATTGTCGAGCGAACCGAACAGCGTGCCACGGTTGGGCAGCATCTTGCGCGTGGCCAGAAACAGCAGCGCCTGTATCGAAAGCTGCCGCATCTGCTCCAACCCGGACGGCATCAGGATGCGGGTCAGGCGGCGGTGCGCCAGCTGCCCCGGCGGCATTTGAAACAGTGACCGGCGGGGTGTCAGCTTGCGCGGCTTCATCAAATCGGCCCGCCCCTCCCGGAACGAGATCGGTAGGCGGGTGCGGGGATTGGTCGCATCGTACCGCCGGTACGGTTGGCCCGTTTCCAGCATCCAAAACACAAGCTCGCCCGCATAGCTGCACGTGGCCATCACGCCCGGCTCCGAGCCGCTAACGGCCGCGCAAAGAATGTCGTCCGAGTGCTGCTTGCGCCACTGCAGCCCCCGCGGGTACTCGTCCTGCTCGGCGAACGCCGCGAACTCCACCACCCGATGGTTCCAGCCCATCGCCAAAATGCGGTTCGCTTGCCAGAACACGCCCGTCACCTCGCAGTCCTCCTCGATCTGGATCGTGCGCATGCACGTGCGCCCGCCGATGTTCCAAATCTTGAGCGAACCGTTGCGTGCGCCCGTCAGCAGCATCTGCTCCTTGCCGTCGAAGCAGGCGGCCGTTATCTCGACCGGTTCCAGCACCCCGTTCCGGATCTGGGTGTGCGCCTCGGTGATGATGGTCATCTTGCGATTGACCCGATGGTCCCACACAATGATGAAGCTGTCGAAGCCGCAGCTAACGACCAGCCGGTACAGCCCGTTGTACAGCAGCACCGAGACGGGCTTGGTGTGGCTTTCGCCGTCCGTGCGGTCGAGCGCGATCTCGGGACAGCAGGCCGTCACGAACAGCTTGTTGCTGGCGACCACCAGCTCCCGGGCGCGCTTGTTGTAGTACGCGCAGGCCGGCACGCCCTTCACTAGCACGGTCGAAAACTGGCCAAACGTCTGTAGCAGCACCCGGTTGCGCACGTCCCACACCTTGATGATTTTCCGCTGATCGAGGCTATAAATCTTCTCGCCGGCATCCTGCAGGAACAGAAACGTGATGCTCGACGTGTGCCCGACCAGTATGACCGACGGTTTCTCCGGCCGGTGAATGTCCCACAGTCGCAGGTCACAGTCTGGGCCGCCGGAGACAAGCAGCTCGTTGGAGGGTTCGAACGCGAAGCAGGTCACACCACGCGGTACACAAAACTTGATCGTGCGTATTGCCGGCAGGTCCAGCGAATGTATGACCATGGCCGGCCGTGGCCGACCACGCGCAGAGGACAGTAGCGGATTCTCTTCCGCACACGCAATAAACAGCTCGGCCACGTTTCCGACACTTTCCACGAACTGCACCGCACGCACGATGTCGGGCAGAAGCTGTCCATAGTCAACACATTCCACCGGCGGGTACGCTCCGTGCAGCACATCCTGCAGCGATACGTGCGTAACCGTCGACTCGCCGGAAGTCGTTACCTTCCGTTCGGGGTGAAACACAAACATCCGGATGTGACCGGTGTAGTCACCGGTGAGCAGACGGCTCGGCTCATCACGACCAAACCGATAGACCATCGCGCTGATCGGCTGGGGCAGCCGTTCGATGACCAGCTTGAGCGTGAAGCACGCCGCAACCACATTGTACAGCCGCAGCTCCGTCTCGAGCCCAGTCACGCAGAACATGCTCAGATCGGGCAGTGGGACCGTATCGAGCACCCAGGTTTTCGAGCGCTTCAAGCTGGACGGAACGGACCGTGCCGTCAGGGCGGGTTTCCAGTCTTCTGTCCAATACTGTATCACCCCCTCGCGGGACGTGGTGATCCAGTGTCCTTGCGACCAGCTGATGCTGCCATCCTGTGGGGTCACCgtgggagaaagaaagaaagcgaatGAGCAACAGCACTCTCCTCGAGCGCCCCCACCAACCACTTACGTAGTACACCATCGGGCAGAAGTCCACCTTCACGATGTTGTACACCTGGCGGCGCAGCTTTACACACAGATCGCCGGCGATCGGTGGATCGAGCGATTGCTTCACCGCGTGCGGATCATCGTCCTGGAAGCCGAGGATGAGGTAGCTCAGCAGCTCGTCCCACTGGCAGTACCGGTCGTGGTCGGTGTTGATCTGCAGGCACAGCGTGCGGTACTCGTCCTCGGTGTAGTGGAGCCCGAGCTCGGCCAACAGTTCGCGCAGCTCGTCGAGCGTGAGCCGATTGTTGCGCGCCCGGAACTGCTCGTGCAGCTGATCGATCTGTTCGCGTGTCACGAAACGGTGAATTTCCCGGTCCGCATCGGCGGTGGAGAGTCGGCCGGCCATTTCGATGGACGATGCGCGTTTACCTGTGTGCTGCGATTAGTAGCTGCGGTTTGCTTGATTGCTGGTTGTCGTTTTTAACTGCTGTAAATAGAATgaaaatattggaaaaataCATGTATTGCCTTTCAAACTATAATGCGTTGGCAAATCAACAgtaatttacatttaaattagttttaatagtaattttaaattactttttaAACTCCAATGACCATGCTAACCACCCATTGTGCGATGTTGAcagaacaataacaacaagTGTATCCAAACAAATCCCCTCTTGTCATAGCGCTCGGGAGGATCGCGGGGACGGCAAACGTAGccagacagcaaaaaaacgaaggCAAAGATTATCTTTCGTCGGCGGAAAAGTGCGCGTCGCGTTTGTTAGATAACCCTCCGATACGAAAACGCTTGTCGCGTTGATATACAAGCGCGACGCGTGTGTGTTGATTGTTTATCGTCAACATTGTCACGCCCCTGGCCCTGAAGTTGCGCGTGTAGGTGAATCGAAAACCGACCACAATCAATTAGGCACCGATTTCCACGGGACCAATTCCGGCCAGGCAAAATGTCGTCCCCTGCTGCGCTACAAAAGTGCAAAGCGGTCGGTTTCATTGGTGGCGGTAATATGGCGTACGCCATCGCGTCCGGATTGTTGAGCAAAGGTATGGCGCGTCGCGGATTTAATTGTTTGAATATGTTCTATTCATTCCATCCCATCACAAAACAGGAGTGCTGCAACCGGATCAGATTACTGTGTCCGCCACACGGCTGGAAAATCTGCAGGCACGCTGGACCCCGCTTGGGGTAACGCGAACGACCGTTGACAACGCGGAAGTCATCCTGCAATCGGACGTCGTTTTCATCTGCGTAAAGCCACAGATGTTCGACCACGTGTTGAGAGACTTGGCAAAGTTGAAGCAAACGTATAAAGCGGATGAATCCAACCAGAAGCTGTACGTTTCTATAATGGCTGGTGTTACGCTTGATCGACTGGAGCAGGGGCTGGCGATGTTTCAGCCATGCTTGATAGCCCGTGCCATGCCCAACACTCCGATGCAGGTCGGTGTTGGCTGTACGGTGTACTGTCGCACGGGATCGGACCATCCTGTCCCGCCACTGTACCGCGATATGCACACCATGTTTGCGGCGCTTGGCGTTGTGCACGAGGTGGAGGAGAGTAAGATGAACGCCGCTACCGGGCTGGCCGGCTGTGGTCCGGCGTATGTGTACGAGTTTATCGAAGCGCTGGCGGACGGTGGCGTTAAGCAGGGCATTCCGCGTGACATGGCGCTGCAGCTGGCCGCCCAGACGGTGATGGGTGCGGCCAAGACGGTACTGGACACGGGTAAGCATCCCGCCGTACTGAAGGACGAGGTGTGCTCGCCCGGCGGTGCAACGATACACGGGGTACATGCGCTCGAGCAGGGTTCGATGCGCGGCACGGTCATGAATGCGGTCGAGAGTGCCACTAAGCGGGCTGCAGAGCTTTCTTAGAATGCTTTGTTTGAGTATAACTCATACCAtgccattgtttttttttttcatattcatCAATATAAAGACAAATAAATAGATCCTTTTTTCTGATATGGTTAAAACATTTCGTTAGTTTgtcattaaatttatttcgttACCTTAATCTAGCTGGCTTAAAACAGTAAAGAAAAGATCCCGCACACTTGCACTCGCTCCTCGGTACCGCCTCCGCCCTAATCCTGTCGATCCTTTTTGCTCACGTACTCCACACACCGCGACGGATCGGTTGGGAAGTATTCCTGCATCTTTGTCATCAGCCGCTTCAGCCCCTGGATGTACTTGCGCTGCGTCTCGTCGTTCATCACGTGGGCCACGTTCTTGGAGAAAATCTTTTCCCGCCCGGTACGCGCATGAATACCCACCATCGTCACACCGATCGGCCACGGTGCATTGCCGATCGCCATCGTCAGGTACGCGTCGCTCGCGTGTATGTAATCCCGCTTCAGCAGGCTCTTCGTGATGTCCGTCAAGCTGTCGAGAATGTCCTCCGGTATCGTTTTGTTCTTTAGCTTGCGCAGCAGCGGCTTCAGGTATAGGCGCGTCTGCTCGAACGTGGCCCGCGCTATCTTCCCCTTGGTAGCCATGCGCTCTGCCACCGTCACCGAGCTAAGCTGATCGTTCCACATCTTGAGCAGGAACTGTATCAGCGTCATGATCACGTGGCAGTCGTGGTCCTTCCCGCTGCGCCCGAGTCGTACCGCCATTTCCTGTATCGATTCGTACGTTACGCTATCGTCGATGGCGTAGTCTTCGTCGGACGTTTTCGCTTTCCCCATGCCCGGCGCCTGCCCATTGGAGGTAAGAATTTCGTTCAGATATTCTTCGTCCACCTGTTCCATCGCTTCCTGGAAATCGTTCCGGAAGCCACGGTTGATCTCCGGCGTCGATATTTCTAGCTGATGTAGCCGAAGGCATGATTCCGCTTCCGTTTCGCCGAACAGCAGGATGGGTTCACCGCGTTCGCGCAGCTTCCGGATCACCTCCGAGCGGGGCAGCTTCTTGAAGTCATACTTTTGCCCATCCCCAACCGTGGCCTGTCCGTCGCTTTTGGCGGACCCATTGCTTGTTGCGCCGTCCGGTTTGTTTAGGCCGCTTTTTTCCAGATATTCCTCCTCTTCTTGGGCTAGCAGTTCACCGcgcttgaaatatttcttattgTCGCCCTGCAAACGAAGGGAAAACGATGGTGGCTAATTTCAAGGATTAGAGGCGTTTAGCACAAGGGCATACTTACAACGAGCTTTTTCTCCTCTAGCAGCTTCCGTTTTCTTGCAATCTCTGCCTTGAGTATGTCCATTCCAGAAGAAATTCGTTAATTAAAACGGGTTACAAATTGCAGTGATGATTCGGAGAAAGCGGTATCTTTTTTCCTGGTCGAGcgttttgtaaacaaacaaagtttGACAGTTCGGGCAAATCCGTAAAGCAGCGCCTCTATATGTGAGATGGAATACTAAAAgcattcaaaaaataaattcaacgtTGCGAAATTGTTGGAGGCACGGAAAATTTGCACCTGAAGCAGGATTTGATATCAATGCTATCGTACAGCGAATTCTTCTTGAGCCCAAATCATTTCGGACGCCAAAGAGATTGGTTTTCATGTATGATGAATGACAAAGTTACGTAAATTCGAAATTAAATGAAGGGAAATAGCTACCATGTGGGTAAaaaccaaagtgtatgaatatcaggtggtctcgtcccatacaaattgacaactaatttcgaaataaaaaaaatctccttttgacagaatgggtgaagtgaatttccataggaaccgttcgctttgttcttagcaacacatacgtagtacacattggtgtcctcatcgacggcattattttgatccaaaaatggattttaattagttcagatttggtttagcttacagtaacatatattttgagtgctttttaaggtatttcagtgcaaataacgaagattctaagattgtttgtgtgtaaggcaagtcgtcagaaagcttgtttggggaaatgttttcacccatgctgtcaaaaagtgacgttcaacttttgctataaaaaacaggctatgagaccacctgatattcatacactttggtaAAAACATTcagccactttcccaaactcgatcgaattcGGAAACAATCGTAGCGATTGTGAAAATGACATAATATTGGGGTTTCcgtgaatgtttttttaacattttgccATATTGTACGCATAACTGAGCAGGATGctcatgaaataaattaaagcagcAGTTGTATCGGGGCAACTATCGTTCctcttcgatcgagtttgggaaaTTGGCTGATTAACAACATTTTCATAACTTATTTGCTAAAATTACTCTAGTCGGAAATATATGAGTCATGTGTTTAAGAGAGCGATACAGGAAATGGATCCCAGATCACTTCAGGACACTACACTAATTACTATAATGACGAGTCTTACCAATGTCGGATCTTTATGGTTGAATTATTGAACAGCGTGATATCTTGATCATGAGACTCCGTTGGGTTTTACAGGTTATTTTGACATTCCTATGGCATCAAACGAGGGGTCGTCCAGGCAGTCGTTCAAGGTTGGCTGCCAGGAGAGttgagcgccgccttaggttCAAGCTTTATAAGATTGTCCAATGACGATGGCGTCAGCCTCTTCTACAACCAACCATGGTCGTAAAGCGGTAAGAACACCTGCTAAGTGCTAGATCTAAATCGAATAATATATTCTTTCTTTATAGTTTTCGTGGACATCGTCGAGCTATCCACCTTCCACTTCAGTCACCAATAAAGCACAAGATACGCAAAAGAACATGTTTTCTTTCCACCACAGGCTGTTAGGACTGATCGGGCTTTACGGTTTTATTTATGCCGATGGAAATTAGAACACGTTATACCAATAAAGTACGCATGCCTGGGAGGAGGACAGCCTACCAGTGCGtaaaccacaccaccacctacCCAACTCTCTACTTCTTCTCTACCTTCTTAACGGCTTTCTTTACTGGTTTCGCGGCTTCCTTGGCGGGGCGCACCTTCTTCAGCGACGGCTTCTTGCCGGACGCCTTAAAATCGGCCACCTTCTTGTCCACCTTCTCCTTGCGGGCCGCCTTGATCTTCTCCATCTTCTGCAGGCGGCGCGTCTGCTTCTCCACGAACACGACCGCCCGGTGCTTGGCATCCAGAGGCTTCTTCTTGGCTTCCGCCTTCGCCACCAGGCGCTCGCACTTGCGCAGCTTCGTCATCAGCTGGGCACGGCGCTTCGTGACCGCGGCGTACGGGTTCAGCTTCAGCATCTGCTCCTTGTTGGTGAGCGGGTTCAGACGGCGCACGTGTCGGTACACCTTCCTTCTCGGCGCTCGCAGCACGCGACGGATTTCCTCCGACTTCAGCAGACGGGTCAGATCGGTGTTGGCCATGATCGGGGTCGGCAGATTGTAGCCCTTCTTCGCGACCGATCGCTTCTCCCAGGTGCCGTACAGACCGTCCAGCTTGGCGAACGCCGACTCGGTCCACACGCACAGCCGACCGACATGACCGCCAGGGGCCAGCTTCAGCAGGTTCATCTTGCTCACCCGCATCGTATCGACGCCGGGAATGTTACGGAACGCACGGCGCAGACCCTCATCCCGATCGTAGATGATCAGCGGACCGCGACGCTGGACACGGCGACGGTTGCGCATCTTACCGCGACCGGCGCGCAGACGCTGCGACTTGTACACCTTCTGCACGTCGGCCCAAACCTTCGAGCGGCGCAGGAAGGTGACGGCCTGCTTGGTCTTCTGGAACTTCTGGATGTCGTCGGACACGACCAGCGGCAGCTCAGAGATACCGTCGATGATATGACCTACGAgagagaaacacacaaacacccacgaGATTAGATGATGGAAAGAGGCAATGCCAACAGCGGATAAACTTGATAAACTTACCGCGCGACTGCACCAGGGCAGGGACACCGCTGGCAGCGAGGGCCGAAACCAGAGCGTAGCGCTTCAGGTTGATGTTGATCTTGCGGTGCCAACGGCGCCACGGCTTGGTCGGGGCGAACATGCGTCCACCACGGCACATGTTACCGTACGCACCCTGGCCGGAACGGTGGGTACCACCGCCGCGGACACGCGGGATACGGGCCACAGCGCGACCAGTACCCCACGATTCGGCCGACGTCTGGTGACCGGCGGCCTCGCTCACGGCGTACGCCTGGCGACGGTTGCGGCGCATCAGCTGCGACACCTCGTTCACCACATCCGGACGGATCGGGGCCTTGAAAATTGCCGGCAAGGCAACTCCCTTATCCTTCACCGCCTCATTTTTGTCAGAGTACACACTGACCAAAGGGCGCGCTGCCGTCAAACTCTGGAAAgacaagcacacaaacacacacgcgcacacacaggcgcAACCGCGTTGTTAGAAAACTCGGAGTCAAACATGAACGATCAACAATACACATTCTCGGCAAAGGAACAACACTCTTCGGTACAGGAATTAACAATTTATAACCTCAAATCGGGCACCAAACATCCATTTGTTTCACACCAAACATCGATAAACAACATCTTCATGCACAACGGGGCTCATCAACACGCACGTTTCCGGCAAATTCACCCCGAGGCACGATGACAGCTACGGCGCATCGATCTGCCCGACACAAATATTGAACTTTTTCACCTTTTCGCCTTTAATCGAACAGATGTCCAGTTCTTCGCTTTTCTATATCCATGAATCCATTCGATTGTTGCGCTCACAAAAATGGTCCCGACATCATCATGCTGATTCAATCCCGATCACCACACCGCACCGCTTCCATTCCGGCAACCAGGCTGTGGCAGTCCGGCACCATTGCCAAACACACAACCTATTTTCAGCTCGCCTTTCATCCCAGCGCTGGTAAATCCTGCCAATTCCTGTAGCCGAAGTGTTG contains:
- the LOC120902853 gene encoding pre-mRNA-splicing factor 18, translated to MDILKAEIARKRKLLEEKKLVGDNKKYFKRGELLAQEEEEYLEKSGLNKPDGATSNGSAKSDGQATVGDGQKYDFKKLPRSEVIRKLRERGEPILLFGETEAESCLRLHQLEISTPEINRGFRNDFQEAMEQVDEEYLNEILTSNGQAPGMGKAKTSDEDYAIDDSVTYESIQEMAVRLGRSGKDHDCHVIMTLIQFLLKMWNDQLSSVTVAERMATKGKIARATFEQTRLYLKPLLRKLKNKTIPEDILDSLTDITKSLLKRDYIHASDAYLTMAIGNAPWPIGVTMVGIHARTGREKIFSKNVAHVMNDETQRKYIQGLKRLMTKMQEYFPTDPSRCVEYVSKKDRQD
- the LOC120902859 gene encoding pyrroline-5-carboxylate reductase; its protein translation is MSSPAALQKCKAVGFIGGGNMAYAIASGLLSKGVLQPDQITVSATRLENLQARWTPLGVTRTTVDNAEVILQSDVVFICVKPQMFDHVLRDLAKLKQTYKADESNQKLYVSIMAGVTLDRLEQGLAMFQPCLIARAMPNTPMQVGVGCTVYCRTGSDHPVPPLYRDMHTMFAALGVVHEVEESKMNAATGLAGCGPAYVYEFIEALADGGVKQGIPRDMALQLAAQTVMGAAKTVLDTGKHPAVLKDEVCSPGGATIHGVHALEQGSMRGTVMNAVESATKRAAELS
- the LOC120902843 gene encoding WD repeat-containing protein on Y chromosome, giving the protein MAGRLSTADADREIHRFVTREQIDQLHEQFRARNNRLTLDELRELLAELGLHYTEDEYRTLCLQINTDHDRYCQWDELLSYLILGFQDDDPHAVKQSLDPPIAGDLCVKLRRQVYNIVKVDFCPMVYYDGSISWSQGHWITTSREGVIQYWTEDWKPALTARSVPSSLKRSKTWVLDTVPLPDLSMFCVTGLETELRLYNVVAACFTLKLVIERLPQPISAMVYRFGRDEPSRLLTGDYTGHIRMFVFHPERKVTTSGESTVTHVSLQDVLHGAYPPVECVDYGQLLPDIVRAVQFVESVGNVAELFIACAEENPLLSSARGRPRPAMVIHSLDLPAIRTIKFCVPRGVTCFAFEPSNELLVSGGPDCDLRLWDIHRPEKPSVILVGHTSSITFLFLQDAGEKIYSLDQRKIIKVWDVRNRVLLQTFGQFSTVLVKGVPACAYYNKRARELVVASNKLFVTACCPEIALDRTDGESHTKPVSVLLYNGLYRLVVSCGFDSFIIVWDHRVNRKMTIITEAHTQIRNGVLEPVEITAACFDGKEQMLLTGARNGSLKIWNIGGRTCMRTIQIEEDCEVTGVFWQANRILAMGWNHRVVEFAAFAEQDEYPRGLQWRKQHSDDILCAAVSGSEPGVMATCSYAGELVFWMLETGQPYRRYDATNPRTRLPISFREGRADLMKPRKLTPRRSLFQMPPGQLAHRRLTRILMPSGLEQMRQLSIQALLFLATRKMLPNRGTLFGSLDNGMVQVWSHHPDGGFKGQFNGIHMAGDRIITLATDKANRFLFTGTALGYVKTWYIENCWIPNEDKFHVNKPALRILFPFLLNDVVPGRAKRSARAQPKPWLLNSYQAHRACVTGLTYLDDTGLLLSCSSDRTVRLWTLGGRYIGLLGSPVNWQPLPMAVPPPADYRFRIPPDLQREVSFTTLKVLRGGKDDSRTARTKSGGGTATVGDIVGVAADRSKHTLMIETYGSPLAEPILNTAVLKLPSKEPMLQTIKLDRTYPSFPLYRHMVAFPVQPLKRTNKTVEENGSDWNELEQLLERTKALQFKEAPSDADAEGTQ
- the LOC120895099 gene encoding 60S ribosomal protein L4, with protein sequence MSLTAARPLVSVYSDKNEAVKDKGVALPAIFKAPIRPDVVNEVSQLMRRNRRQAYAVSEAAGHQTSAESWGTGRAVARIPRVRGGGTHRSGQGAYGNMCRGGRMFAPTKPWRRWHRKININLKRYALVSALAASGVPALVQSRGHIIDGISELPLVVSDDIQKFQKTKQAVTFLRRSKVWADVQKVYKSQRLRAGRGKMRNRRRVQRRGPLIIYDRDEGLRRAFRNIPGVDTMRVSKMNLLKLAPGGHVGRLCVWTESAFAKLDGLYGTWEKRSVAKKGYNLPTPIMANTDLTRLLKSEEIRRVLRAPRRKVYRHVRRLNPLTNKEQMLKLNPYAAVTKRRAQLMTKLRKCERLVAKAEAKKKPLDAKHRAVVFVEKQTRRLQKMEKIKAARKEKVDKKVADFKASGKKPSLKKVRPAKEAAKPVKKAVKKVEKK